gcaacgctcgcaatttcgctgattttgtagtttcgcgctttgcctcgcaactgattttgcttaggaacgtctcgaacgttctggagtagtataatggttaatatgaagtataatatgtcgcgtgacacgtgtgcttgggcgttgcctgggcacaacatccctccccccttggggaggaaaagccatagctttttctgccgatgataaactatcttagggaaatcccaaaactcgtaatggttggattggttatcatcgacttacatgtggtttttcttaactagcttataatggtatattttaaagagaattagtggaagacgtttcctccttactaactattttgattatcgcttcgggtttttgtgttgttttgtcgcgactcgtgttgtctgtggtacagtgtcgtggtgtttttgctttgcagcgtacaatgcatttgtaaagtgcgaacatacatagtgtagtgtgataaatcccgtcacagaggatagtgtaaagaagctatagtgatactcggttggtataatctcgggtttttctaaatcgttttgtaagtcttctaattttttactaactttatttaattcttccgggtgtttgattattcttttaagttcaaaattggtatgtcggtacgaatttacagtggtctgtggaaacgtaatttcgtctagtgtcaaattgtaaccaggtaagtagttccatgttttttctattccgtattgttttccggtttctatcgtaaattcggcggtagtgatagtacatttatttcttatcgttattataccagagtccttaatactatacatgtttgtgtttttatcgccgcaggttactgctagttgtatttgtttcggtgcgatataaatccatgtgcccggttgttgtaattctatcaggatcgtgtgtttcagtgtcatgattcgtattttacaattgttcggtttttgcgtcaattttgtgtacaactgtacttcgcagggtccgtatggtatcgctttgaacattggatggtttgaggtgcagagatatagctcgtttatagttttacattctgttaggtcttctttgcttagttgtatgtaatcttgcaccgaggtgtcgagtaccacgtatgagtcgaggggttctatatacgcgtagaacgaatcgtttacctttgtgggtaccgggtgtaccttgcttaatttgaatttctttgcgctcaacaatgggatatctagtactacggtaattgatttcgtatccgaaaatgcggaaagtgtaaggatgtcgtataggacgtgcatattttctagttttattccgatcgggaagtctaatccttgcgggatgtgagcgagtgctgaagtgaggtatgttatgatttgtgccggtggcattaattgtgggttaaggactcctttctttatatccattatgaattctaacaagtcttgtgtgtcacgcaggagtgtttccgcgacgctatttattagtatgaggttttcgtctattgtctctcgaaatctagtaatgtcagtcgtctgttgtagtaagtattgaatttgccaagttgcgtttaaaagggttttttcattttcttgtacgttgtgtatagtttcatttagaagttcggcgttagctcttacaatttgcatttgccctttgattgtattctttaatctaCTGTCTTGTCTTTTTAAGAAGCCTATTTGGTCGTTGATTAtctttctgtcttcggaatccattagtccgaagagtgatttgcctatgtaacctaatccgtctattagcccgcgacgctgttttggtgcggagcttatggtttgttggacgtaagtaaggaatttggttacgcggtctactttgctttgaatttttgtgccaaacgttttacagaatttttgtaagttattagtagaaggtgttttacactgagcaagtatgtcatatagtgctgcctggagatttgattcgcgtcggtaaatgtacgatatgtctaagtgtagtattagtttccaactatcccggtaaatctgtagatcgcctaagttttcgaagtaaatgcccgggtgatcttgaaattcttttatagcgaagtctgtgtcgggggttgttcctcctatgagtagtgtcgtcaattgtaggacggtaatcctgtaaaatataatgtcgaggtgtagtcgacgcatctttctgttcgtcgcgaagtctcttgtcttgcgtgcgcgagataaaattttgttaacgtaaggcagttcttccttgcaagagactcgattgtctcgtcgcttctcattccgttgtgatcagttgcgacatcatgttgcgtttcttaagccttcctcgcgagctcgcgctgtttttactggtacgtttagtgcaagttgttgggtgttttgtgttttggtggaagtgcgtagggtttttataattggtttcctcttttcttaaatttttagtctttggaatatccggcgccgtccgggtttatgagtattgggtacaggcgggcggtgcgggagtaccgctcggcgcggcgtcaaatcgccgccgaaaatgctgaatggttggacgcggaggacgcgtgggggatacgggcactttacggtgagtatcaaatgtttttgtcggttaggtgttttttgtttctagtgcaattttctattttggttattccgcgtctggttattgttccagaacgtcatggcgatcgttttccggaacccttcacgcggccaggtccgtggtttctattataggcgcgcttggggggggggggtgacacacacacaatttaatttggactcatatatcctaa
This genomic interval from Andrena cerasifolii isolate SP2316 unplaced genomic scaffold, iyAndCera1_principal scaffold1496, whole genome shotgun sequence contains the following:
- the LOC143378232 gene encoding uncharacterized protein LOC143378232, giving the protein MWLRAALITVLQLTTLLIGGTTPDTDFAIKEFQDHPGIYFENLGDLQIYRDSWKLILHLDISYIYRRESNLQAALYDILAQCKTPSTNNLQKFCKTFGTKIQSKVDRVTKFLTYVQQTISSAPKQRRGLIDGLGYIGKSLFGLMDSEDRKIINDQIGFLKRQDSRLKNTIKGQMQIVRANAELLNETIHNVQENEKTLLNATWQIQYLLQQTTDITRFRETIDENLILINSVAETLLRDTQDLLEFIMDIKKGVLNPQLMPPAQIITYLTSALAHIPQGLDFPIGIKLENMHVLYDILTLSAFSDTKSITVVLDIPLLSAKKFKLSKVHPVPTKVNDSFYAYIEPLDSYVVLDTSVQDYIQLSKEDLTECKTINELYLCTSNHPMFKAIPYGPCEVQLYTKLTQKPNNCKIRIMTLKHTILIELQQPGTWIYIAPKQIQLAVTCGDKNTNMYSIKDSGIITIRNKCTITTAEFTIETGKQYGIEKTWNYLPGYNLTLDEITFPQTTVNSYRHTNFELKRIIKHPEELNKVSKKLEDLQNDLEKPEIIPTEYHYSFFTLSSVTGFITLHY